From a region of the Mercenaria mercenaria strain notata unplaced genomic scaffold, MADL_Memer_1 contig_3073, whole genome shotgun sequence genome:
- the LOC128552711 gene encoding uncharacterized protein LOC128552711 — translation MDRKIKRRVCMFTTLTVVYIAGYLLVTYYKNEKIIYTTYNSRSQYSIFSGNSKSTSRTENIDMSHMSLTGHEEARIKTCAHNLSLKVRYDSARKFLTLNKSLCWTHHTYLKGNTSFLIEVGGNKGDDSEKFQNIYSPKHIILEPVLIYYNRLTERFKENRRVTVLNFGLGNVSKQVNVVVHEPGGLGTSIYENKNGSTEITIVNAIEFFKNIGVGQTEVDLLFLDCEGCEYIVLECLIKANMIQFFKNIQFEGHSHLPGIKLPFQRYCTICELLSRTHRPTFRFILYYENWRRTDLP, via the exons ATGGATAGGAAAATCAAACGGCGTGTGTGTATGTTTACAACTTTAACTGTGGTTTACATTGCTGGATATTTGTTAGTAACATATTATAAGAATGAAAAAATCATATATACTACATACAACTCAAGAAgtcaatattcaatattttctgGAAACAGCAAAAGTACCAGTAGAACGGAAAATATAGATATGTCCCATATGTCCCTTACGGGACATGAGGAGGCTCGAATCAAAACATGTGcacacaatttaagtttgaaagtaAGATATGATTCTGCACGGAAATTTCTTACTTTGAATAAATCTCTTTGTTGGACACATCATACTTACCTGAAGGGGAATACGTCTTTTTTGATTGAAGTTGGAG GCAACAAAGGAGACGACTCtgagaaatttcaaaatatttatagtccAAAACATATCATTTTGGAGCCTGTCCTGATTTACTACAATCGTTTGACAGAGAGATTTAAAGAAAACCGAAG AGTCACGGTGCTTAATTTCGGGCTTGGTAATGTCAGCAAACAAGTAAATGTTGTTGTGCATGAACCGGGAGGTCTAGGCACTTctatttatgaaaacaaaaatggttCGACTGAAATAACCATTGTAAATGCGATCGAATTCTTCAAAAACATCGGAGTAGGACAAACAGAAGTAGATTTGTTATTTCTGGATTGCGAAGGTTGTGAATATATTGTTTTAGAATGTTTAATCAAAGCAAACATGATTCAGTTcttcaaaaacattcaatttgaaGGGCATTCCCATCTTCCTGGTATTAAATTACCGTTCCAACGATACTGCACGATATGTGAGCTGTTGTCACGTACCCACAGACCAACGTTTCGATTTATATTGTATTATGAAAACTGGCGGCGTACTGATCTTCCTTAA